One genomic region from Funiculus sociatus GB2-C1 encodes:
- a CDS encoding GNAT family N-acetyltransferase has translation MNLPWQKSLKNGTKVNLDRMRLSEQNAVRALLNQIIIEDQTYPQNQPLSEVEFAAYWMTHDAFVVKAADDETAATPEEILGAFYLKPNFPGRCSHICNAGFIVQPSMRGQGIGRLMGQGMLEIATLQGYTAVMFNLVFANNTPSIQLWESLGFQTMGRIPGAAHLSDGRVVDALMMYRPLVIRH, from the coding sequence ATTAATTTGCCCTGGCAGAAAAGTTTAAAAAATGGAACAAAAGTAAACTTAGACCGGATGCGCCTAAGCGAACAAAATGCGGTCAGGGCGTTATTGAACCAAATCATTATTGAGGATCAAACGTATCCACAAAATCAACCTCTATCCGAAGTAGAATTTGCTGCCTACTGGATGACTCACGATGCTTTTGTCGTCAAAGCTGCCGATGACGAAACCGCAGCAACGCCGGAGGAAATTTTGGGAGCTTTCTATCTAAAACCCAATTTTCCCGGACGGTGCAGCCACATCTGTAATGCTGGCTTTATTGTACAACCATCTATGCGGGGCCAAGGCATTGGGAGGTTGATGGGACAGGGAATGCTAGAAATTGCCACCCTTCAAGGTTACACGGCGGTGATGTTCAATTTGGTCTTTGCAAACAACACTCCATCCATCCAGTTATGGGAATCCTTGGGATTTCAGACAATGGGGCGCATTCCGGGTGCGGCGCATTTATCTGATGGACGGGTGGTAGACGCACTGATGATGTATCGGCCATTAGTCATTAGGCATTAG